A single Parabacteroides timonensis DNA region contains:
- a CDS encoding glycoside hydrolase family 88/105 protein: MISKRIPFKHIAAVIMLGCAAVSLQAADLKKDEVTTIARKVADWQIKEFPTNKYAVSEPKGWIAGALYMGMFDWAELSGDEQYFDWMKKVFNRQHWQVADRMYHADDVCVSQTYIDMYGKYKEDKMLLPTLARIDWVVNNPSKGGMDIDYSKPLSYERWSWCDALFMAPAVYTRLYTLTGNRKYMIFADAEFKATYNHLYDKEEKLFFRDSRYFNQKEANGQKVFWGRGNGWVIGGLAEILKTLPADDSEYRPFYLQLFKEISERLAGLQNKDGFWHASLLDPASYPSPETSATGFIVYGLAYGVNQGYLPAEKYLPVIEKGWAALCSAVESDGKLGWVQPVGADPRKVTKEMTELYGTGAFLMAACEIYRLAR; this comes from the coding sequence ATGATTTCAAAACGAATACCATTTAAACACATTGCTGCTGTTATTATGCTAGGATGTGCAGCAGTCTCTCTACAGGCTGCCGATTTAAAAAAAGATGAAGTAACAACCATCGCACGTAAAGTAGCAGACTGGCAGATCAAAGAGTTTCCTACTAATAAATATGCAGTCAGTGAACCAAAAGGCTGGATTGCAGGGGCTCTTTATATGGGGATGTTCGACTGGGCAGAACTCAGTGGAGACGAACAGTATTTCGACTGGATGAAAAAAGTATTCAACCGTCAACACTGGCAGGTGGCCGACCGGATGTATCATGCCGACGATGTTTGCGTATCGCAGACTTATATCGACATGTATGGTAAATATAAGGAAGATAAAATGCTACTCCCTACGCTGGCACGCATCGATTGGGTAGTCAACAACCCTTCCAAAGGCGGTATGGATATCGATTACAGCAAACCACTGTCCTACGAACGCTGGTCATGGTGCGACGCATTGTTTATGGCACCGGCTGTATATACCCGCCTCTACACGCTTACCGGCAATAGAAAGTATATGATCTTCGCTGATGCGGAATTTAAGGCCACCTACAATCATCTATACGACAAAGAAGAAAAACTCTTCTTCCGTGATAGTCGCTACTTCAACCAGAAAGAAGCAAACGGGCAGAAAGTATTCTGGGGACGAGGCAATGGCTGGGTAATCGGCGGACTGGCTGAAATATTAAAGACACTCCCGGCCGACGATAGCGAATACCGCCCTTTCTACCTGCAACTATTCAAAGAGATCAGCGAACGTCTGGCCGGATTGCAAAACAAAGACGGTTTCTGGCATGCCAGCCTTTTAGATCCGGCCAGCTATCCGTCACCGGAAACAAGTGCCACCGGATTTATTGTTTACGGACTGGCTTATGGTGTCAACCAGGGATATCTTCCAGCCGAGAAATACCTCCCGGTTATAGAAAAAGGATGGGCTGCCTTATGCTCTGCCGTAGAGAGCGACGGAAAACTAGGCTGGGTGCAACCCGTTGGAGCTGATCCCCGCAAAGTAACCAAAGAAATGACCGAACTATACGGAACCGGCGCCTTCCTGATGGCTGCTTGCGAGATCTACCGACTAGCCAGATAA
- a CDS encoding type II toxin-antitoxin system RelE/ParE family toxin — MKKLKRIMSPLAKRQLKELKAFNQVLYGESRANQIYFSIKECLRVLADFPGLGYVEPTLRDYPQCFRTFVQHPNLKIVYWVEAGAVKIAMFFDTHQEPGKLRYTIEHSSDWVCEDMEPYG, encoded by the coding sequence ATGAAAAAGTTAAAACGTATCATGTCTCCTTTGGCTAAAAGACAATTAAAAGAATTGAAAGCTTTTAATCAAGTCTTGTATGGAGAATCAAGAGCCAACCAAATATATTTTTCAATAAAGGAATGTCTTCGGGTTTTGGCTGATTTTCCGGGTTTAGGTTATGTAGAGCCTACATTAAGAGACTACCCTCAATGTTTTCGGACTTTTGTTCAGCATCCGAATCTAAAGATCGTTTACTGGGTAGAAGCAGGTGCCGTAAAAATAGCCATGTTCTTTGATACTCACCAAGAACCGGGAAAGCTACGTTATACAATAGAACATAGCTCCGACTGGGTATGTGAAGATATGGAACCTTACGGTTGA
- a CDS encoding hybrid sensor histidine kinase/response regulator transcription factor, translating into MKTIYKLIIAWLLLACGVLTAYGNNSPFFFSHLGVENGLSQVSVMNIFQDSDGYIWYGTRNGANRYDGYEFKIYQNEVNNPASISDNYIRRIAEDKEKNIWIGTSNGVNCIDYRTQQIIRRYPQAINPEITTNAVNNFLLHADGELYALTTRSILKCNPDKTVEEMPYLKEMDSPIHSIIQDKDGDIFIGTEDKGLYVYSTDWKLKKHFLPDSSGNPQKLPISTISILLAGVANNIFIGTNEDGLCVYNKKDETFRRLNTGNSGLNNNSVRHLIPFGKDSVLIATFRGLNILNTRDMTITAVNMDMKAKGALSHYSIHSLLIDRDQTLWVGTYSAGVNYHSPFHRPTSFITPKAFAGILGQGQEDNKGNMWFATEGAGLLYYNPRNGEQKLYPIKPLQAGNYEINILKAILIQGDSILCATHFGSVYLFSIRKEEYRKIHDYKYNDINTLYIDSRQRLWIPTNTPDHTVMVDKGKTVNKFNVDGVEKVFRGMCLIKELEPDVFLFGAITDSAFVYDMNKKTSVNLTARLQNGDKNKRLGSISGVVKDSGQYIWIATTKGGLFRLDKDLNVIQNYQKEDGLSESYINSLSIDKEGNIWAVTGKELYKLNRPANKFEQVRPVDSPTQEYSLYANNCVSKDGTLYFSGNKGILAINPQKAITNPNIPPVYITSLQINTQVDPEGLPTYQELLPLQYDNNITLEASQGNITIRYSALNFIHSQNNSYAYMMEGADHNWHNIGNRREAYYSNLSPGKYTFRVKAANNDGIWNPEEAVLHITVNPPFYQTWWAYLIYLCILSVIVAAIVQRQHLKHEREREAKYKQLEHEKENELHEERMRMFTNFSHELRTPLTLIINPLNDLLQRVSFSPEVKDALQLIKKNTGRMLLLVNNLMDIQKYEAGKTILQKTRFNFPAFIEEMYRSFESVAQNREITFVLKNELPETFFTYYDEAEIEKVFFNLLSNAFKFTPAEGNVTIRISRITQDKCEELAMFPEQDSSTLVESRYILIEISDTGKGINKEEADKIFEPFYRSEEDVHKEVSGTGIGLSLTRSIVRQHQGCIWTNSTEETGTTFLILLPDTAKQDEKKEEEPPLSHSSEISKKVALLVEETETRNKQTVLLVDDNQEVLQYLEHQLQLDYIVLKASNGKEALELLETTSPHIIVSDVMMPEMNGLELCKRIKESQHLCHIPVILLTGKSMVSQIEEGLEAGADDYILKPFHVSILKARIKNLLSIREKMKNIYGESLSLRNLGVEEPEEDNDFLTQYIEIVKANISNQELDVSVIYQTLGMSRANFYRKVKAVTGLSPIELIKNIRLEAGAKLLKESNMNVSEIAQHIGFSSRSYFARSFKAVYGMSPTEYQESK; encoded by the coding sequence ATGAAGACTATATACAAACTTATCATAGCCTGGCTTCTCCTTGCCTGTGGCGTGTTGACGGCTTACGGCAATAACAGCCCTTTCTTCTTTTCCCACCTGGGAGTAGAAAACGGTTTGTCGCAGGTATCCGTTATGAATATATTCCAGGACTCGGACGGATATATATGGTACGGTACACGCAACGGGGCGAATCGTTACGACGGATACGAGTTTAAGATATACCAGAACGAGGTGAACAATCCGGCTTCTATCAGTGACAATTACATCCGCCGGATCGCCGAAGACAAAGAGAAAAACATCTGGATCGGCACCTCCAACGGGGTCAACTGCATCGACTACCGGACGCAACAGATCATCCGTCGTTATCCCCAGGCTATCAACCCGGAGATAACGACGAATGCGGTCAATAACTTCCTTCTCCATGCAGACGGCGAACTTTATGCCCTCACCACCCGGAGCATATTAAAGTGTAATCCGGATAAGACGGTCGAAGAAATGCCTTACCTGAAAGAAATGGATTCGCCCATTCATTCCATTATCCAGGATAAGGACGGGGATATTTTTATCGGAACGGAAGATAAAGGTCTCTATGTATACTCTACCGACTGGAAGCTGAAAAAGCATTTCCTGCCGGATAGTTCCGGTAACCCACAAAAACTTCCTATAAGTACAATATCTATATTATTGGCTGGTGTAGCCAATAATATATTCATTGGTACCAATGAAGACGGTCTATGTGTTTATAATAAGAAAGACGAAACATTCAGACGCCTCAACACCGGTAACTCGGGCCTCAACAACAACTCCGTACGCCATCTTATTCCATTCGGCAAAGATTCGGTATTGATCGCCACCTTCAGGGGACTCAACATCTTGAACACCCGCGACATGACCATCACGGCTGTCAACATGGATATGAAAGCGAAAGGAGCACTCAGCCATTACTCCATCCATAGTTTGCTGATCGACCGCGACCAGACACTCTGGGTCGGTACCTATTCCGCCGGTGTTAACTACCACAGTCCTTTCCATAGACCGACCTCATTCATCACTCCGAAAGCCTTTGCCGGTATACTGGGACAAGGTCAGGAAGATAACAAAGGCAATATGTGGTTCGCCACGGAAGGAGCGGGACTACTTTATTACAACCCACGGAACGGCGAACAGAAGCTTTACCCCATAAAGCCTTTGCAAGCCGGAAATTATGAAATAAACATCCTCAAAGCCATCCTGATACAGGGAGATTCCATATTATGTGCCACGCACTTCGGTTCCGTTTACCTCTTCTCCATCCGTAAGGAGGAATACCGGAAAATACATGACTACAAATACAACGACATCAATACCTTATATATAGACAGCCGGCAACGGTTATGGATACCGACCAATACACCCGACCATACCGTCATGGTGGACAAGGGTAAGACGGTCAACAAGTTTAACGTAGACGGTGTGGAAAAGGTATTCCGGGGAATGTGCCTGATCAAAGAACTGGAACCGGACGTATTTCTATTCGGGGCCATCACTGATAGTGCTTTTGTCTACGACATGAACAAGAAAACGTCTGTCAACCTCACCGCCCGGTTGCAGAACGGCGATAAAAACAAACGGTTGGGAAGTATATCCGGTGTCGTGAAAGATTCCGGACAATATATATGGATAGCCACCACCAAAGGTGGCTTGTTCCGGCTTGATAAAGACCTCAACGTAATACAAAACTATCAGAAGGAAGATGGTCTGTCGGAAAGCTACATCAATTCGCTTTCAATCGATAAAGAGGGAAATATATGGGCCGTGACCGGCAAAGAATTATACAAACTGAACCGTCCGGCAAACAAGTTCGAACAGGTCAGGCCGGTCGACAGCCCTACACAGGAATACTCGTTATATGCCAACAACTGCGTTTCAAAAGACGGGACTCTTTATTTCTCCGGGAATAAAGGAATACTGGCCATCAATCCGCAAAAAGCGATTACAAACCCGAACATACCTCCCGTCTATATCACTTCATTACAGATAAACACGCAGGTAGACCCGGAAGGGTTGCCGACTTACCAGGAACTGTTGCCCCTGCAATACGACAACAACATCACGCTCGAAGCCAGCCAGGGAAATATCACCATCCGCTATTCGGCACTCAACTTCATCCATTCCCAGAATAATTCGTACGCTTATATGATGGAAGGGGCCGACCATAACTGGCACAACATCGGAAACCGCCGGGAAGCCTATTACAGTAACTTATCCCCGGGAAAATATACTTTCCGTGTGAAAGCCGCTAACAACGACGGTATCTGGAACCCGGAAGAGGCTGTCTTGCACATCACCGTAAACCCTCCCTTCTACCAGACCTGGTGGGCTTACCTGATCTATCTATGTATCCTGTCGGTCATCGTGGCAGCCATCGTACAGCGGCAGCACCTCAAACATGAACGGGAACGGGAGGCCAAGTACAAACAGTTGGAACATGAGAAGGAAAACGAATTGCACGAAGAACGTATGCGTATGTTCACCAACTTCTCGCATGAACTGAGAACTCCTCTCACATTGATCATTAATCCGTTGAACGATCTGTTGCAACGGGTCAGTTTCTCTCCGGAAGTAAAGGATGCCCTGCAACTGATCAAAAAGAATACCGGACGTATGTTGCTGCTTGTCAACAACCTGATGGATATCCAGAAATATGAAGCCGGCAAAACGATCCTTCAAAAGACTCGTTTCAATTTCCCGGCATTCATCGAGGAGATGTACCGCTCCTTCGAAAGCGTGGCACAGAACCGGGAGATAACATTCGTATTGAAAAACGAACTACCGGAAACGTTCTTTACCTATTATGATGAAGCCGAAATAGAGAAAGTCTTTTTCAACCTGCTGTCGAATGCGTTCAAGTTCACTCCGGCAGAAGGAAACGTGACAATACGTATCAGCCGGATAACGCAAGACAAATGCGAAGAACTGGCCATGTTCCCCGAACAGGACAGTTCTACCCTGGTAGAATCCCGCTATATCCTGATAGAAATAAGCGATACCGGAAAGGGAATCAACAAAGAGGAAGCCGACAAGATATTCGAACCCTTCTACCGCTCGGAAGAGGATGTACACAAAGAAGTGTCCGGCACCGGAATAGGATTAAGCCTGACACGTTCGATCGTACGGCAACACCAGGGATGTATCTGGACGAACAGTACGGAGGAAACAGGGACAACTTTCCTGATCCTTCTCCCCGATACCGCCAAACAAGACGAAAAGAAAGAGGAAGAGCCTCCCCTGTCCCACTCTTCCGAAATCAGTAAAAAGGTGGCTTTGCTTGTAGAAGAAACAGAAACCCGCAACAAACAAACGGTTCTGCTGGTAGATGACAATCAGGAAGTCCTGCAATATCTGGAACATCAATTACAGCTCGATTACATCGTTTTGAAAGCGAGCAATGGGAAAGAAGCGCTTGAACTGCTGGAGACAACTTCCCCTCATATAATCGTCAGCGACGTCATGATGCCTGAAATGAACGGACTGGAACTATGCAAACGTATCAAGGAAAGTCAACACCTCTGCCACATACCCGTGATCCTACTAACAGGTAAATCTATGGTATCACAGATAGAGGAAGGCTTGGAGGCCGGTGCCGACGATTACATCCTGAAACCGTTCCATGTTTCCATTCTGAAGGCACGCATAAAAAACCTGCTTTCTATTCGCGAAAAGATGAAAAACATATACGGTGAATCGCTGAGTCTCCGTAACCTGGGAGTGGAAGAACCCGAAGAGGACAACGACTTCCTGACTCAATATATCGAGATTGTAAAGGCAAACATCTCCAATCAGGAGCTGGACGTATCGGTTATTTATCAGACACTTGGTATGAGTCGTGCCAATTTCTACCGGAAGGTAAAAGCGGTAACGGGTCTATCCCCCATCGAACTGATAAAGAATATCCGCCTCGAAGCCGGAGCCAAACTGCTGAAAGAATCCAATATGAATGTGTCTGAGATAGCCCAGCACATCGGTTTCAGTAGCCGTTCTTATTTCGCCCGAAGCTTCAAGGCTGTATACGGAATGTCGCCTACCGAGTATCAAGAAAGTAAATGA
- a CDS encoding nitroreductase family protein translates to MKWTYSFIALFSVLVACNNHTESKDSQEENQTLETIFNRKSVRKYTQQPVEKEKLETLVRAGMAAPSSRDRRPWEFIIVTDRDILDTMGDGLPLARMLKETKQAIIVCGDTVKSGNAWQLDCSAAAQNVLLAAESLGLGAVWTAAYPYPERMNVVRDALHLPDHVIPLTVIPIGYPIGIEKPKDKFNKKQIHYNGW, encoded by the coding sequence ATGAAATGGACATATTCTTTTATCGCATTATTCTCTGTCCTGGTTGCTTGCAACAACCATACAGAATCAAAAGACAGTCAGGAAGAAAATCAGACATTGGAAACAATCTTCAACCGCAAAAGCGTACGTAAATATACGCAGCAACCGGTTGAAAAAGAGAAGCTGGAAACATTAGTCCGCGCAGGAATGGCAGCCCCTTCGTCCAGAGACCGCCGTCCCTGGGAGTTTATCATCGTAACAGACCGTGATATCCTGGATACGATGGGAGACGGATTACCATTGGCCCGTATGTTGAAAGAGACCAAACAGGCGATTATCGTTTGTGGCGATACCGTCAAATCCGGCAATGCCTGGCAGTTGGATTGTTCCGCTGCTGCACAAAACGTACTGCTGGCAGCCGAATCGTTAGGACTGGGAGCCGTATGGACGGCCGCCTATCCTTATCCCGAACGGATGAATGTTGTGCGAGATGCCCTGCACCTGCCCGACCACGTCATTCCTCTTACGGTTATTCCGATTGGCTACCCCATAGGCATAGAGAAGCCGAAGGATAAATTCAACAAGAAGCAGATACATTACAATGGGTGGTGA
- the fabD gene encoding ACP S-malonyltransferase gives MKAYVFPGQGAQFVGMGKDLYDNNPLAKELFEKANDILGFRITDLMFAGTDEDLRQTKVTQPAIFLHSVILAKTLGDQFKPDMTAGHSLGEFSALVAAGALSFEDGLVLVSKRAMAMQKACEATPSTMAAVLALPDETVEEICASIQDEVVVCANYNCPGQLVISGSIPGIDAACEKLLAAGAKRALKLKVGGAFHSPLMEPARAELAAAIEATPIHAPACPVYQNVSTKGETDPETIKANLIAQLTAPVRWTQSVQNMIADGADHFIELGPGAVLQGLVKKINKEMTTEGMQ, from the coding sequence ATGAAAGCTTATGTATTTCCCGGTCAGGGTGCACAGTTTGTCGGAATGGGAAAAGACCTTTACGATAACAATCCCCTTGCAAAAGAGTTGTTTGAGAAAGCAAACGATATCCTTGGTTTCCGCATCACAGACCTGATGTTCGCAGGAACAGACGAAGATCTGAGACAAACTAAAGTTACACAGCCTGCCATATTCTTACACTCGGTTATTCTCGCTAAAACATTAGGTGACCAGTTCAAACCGGATATGACAGCCGGTCACTCGTTAGGTGAATTCTCTGCACTTGTTGCTGCTGGAGCATTGTCTTTCGAAGACGGCCTTGTGTTGGTTTCCAAACGTGCCATGGCTATGCAGAAAGCTTGCGAAGCCACTCCTTCTACAATGGCTGCCGTACTGGCTTTGCCGGATGAAACAGTTGAAGAAATCTGTGCAAGTATTCAGGACGAAGTCGTTGTTTGTGCAAACTACAACTGTCCGGGTCAGCTGGTTATCTCCGGTTCAATCCCCGGAATCGATGCTGCTTGCGAAAAATTGCTGGCTGCCGGTGCTAAACGTGCTTTGAAACTGAAAGTAGGTGGTGCATTCCACTCTCCGCTGATGGAACCAGCCCGTGCCGAACTAGCTGCTGCTATCGAAGCAACTCCGATCCATGCTCCTGCTTGTCCGGTTTATCAGAATGTAAGCACTAAAGGTGAAACTGATCCTGAAACGATCAAAGCAAACCTGATCGCTCAGCTAACTGCTCCGGTTCGTTGGACTCAGAGTGTTCAAAACATGATTGCAGACGGAGCCGACCATTTCATCGAACTAGGTCCGGGTGCTGTACTGCAAGGTCTGGTAAAGAAGATCAATAAAGAAATGACAACTGAAGGCATGCAATAA
- a CDS encoding glycoside hydrolase family 2 protein: protein MQAEGRKVESFNSGWSFKKAPAEKELALNAPKWESGWSEVEIPHTWNAKDMQVQANNFYEGAAYYKKNYFFPADLKGKRVFLRFEGVGSCAEVFVNGMLATSHKGGYSAFACEISPLLKVGEENEIIVKADNKSRPDVIPVNHNLFGVYGGIYRPVWLIVTEPYNISVTDCASPGVYITQKNVSKKQADVKVKVKLDNGTLQPVPVTLQNTIYDQEGKQIATNSQSFELTAQGEQAYESSFTIKKPTLWQGRENPYLYKVVSRLIKDGQVIDEMVQPLGLRKYEIVAGKGFYLNGEKYPMYGVTRHQDWWGLGSALKNENHDFDLATIMDVGATTVRFAHYQQSDYLYSRCDSLGLIIWAEIPFVNRVTGQEAENCRNQLREMIRQSFNHPSIYVWGLHNEVYQPHQYTKELTQSLHDLAKTEDPDRYTVSVNGYGHMEHPVNLVADIQGMNRYFGWYEKKIQDIKPWVEGLEKEYPHQKLMLTEYGADANLNHQTEYLGDALNWTKEFYPETFATKTHEYQWSVIAAHPYIIASYLWNTFDFCAPMWVRGGVPARNMKGLVTFDRKIKKDSYFWYKANWSKEPVLFLTQRRNWDREKKETSITVYSNIGTPTVYLNGKELSGIREGYTRVHYIIDNVTLDMGKNIVKTVVVKDGKTYEDEIEWMYSGEKKRDSDQSVNKEEHAGF from the coding sequence ATGCAGGCGGAAGGCCGGAAAGTGGAGTCTTTTAATTCCGGCTGGTCATTTAAGAAAGCTCCGGCGGAAAAAGAGCTGGCCCTTAATGCCCCGAAATGGGAGAGTGGCTGGTCGGAAGTGGAAATTCCCCATACTTGGAATGCCAAGGATATGCAGGTACAGGCCAATAATTTTTATGAAGGGGCGGCTTATTATAAGAAAAACTATTTCTTCCCTGCCGACCTGAAAGGGAAGCGGGTCTTCCTGCGTTTTGAGGGTGTCGGTTCCTGTGCGGAAGTGTTCGTGAACGGAATGCTGGCTACTTCTCATAAAGGCGGTTATTCGGCTTTTGCCTGTGAGATCAGTCCGTTGCTGAAGGTAGGAGAGGAGAATGAGATCATCGTAAAGGCGGATAACAAGTCGCGTCCGGATGTGATTCCGGTCAATCATAATTTGTTTGGTGTGTATGGCGGTATTTATCGTCCGGTATGGTTGATCGTTACCGAACCGTATAATATCAGTGTTACCGATTGTGCCTCTCCGGGCGTTTATATAACCCAGAAGAATGTATCCAAAAAGCAAGCGGATGTGAAAGTAAAGGTCAAACTGGATAACGGAACCTTGCAGCCCGTCCCTGTGACCTTACAGAATACGATCTATGACCAGGAAGGGAAACAGATTGCAACGAACAGCCAGTCGTTCGAACTGACTGCACAGGGTGAACAGGCTTACGAATCTTCTTTCACAATCAAAAAGCCGACGTTATGGCAGGGACGTGAAAATCCGTATCTGTATAAGGTTGTCAGCCGCCTGATCAAAGATGGGCAGGTGATCGACGAAATGGTACAACCGTTGGGACTGCGCAAATATGAAATTGTAGCAGGTAAAGGCTTTTATCTGAATGGAGAGAAGTACCCGATGTACGGTGTTACCCGCCATCAGGATTGGTGGGGACTGGGTAGTGCCCTGAAGAATGAGAACCATGACTTCGACCTGGCTACTATTATGGATGTCGGTGCAACGACTGTCCGTTTTGCTCATTATCAGCAATCCGACTATCTGTATTCGCGTTGCGACAGCTTGGGACTGATTATCTGGGCGGAGATTCCTTTTGTCAACCGTGTTACCGGCCAGGAAGCGGAAAACTGCCGTAACCAGTTGCGCGAAATGATCCGTCAGAGTTTCAATCACCCTTCCATCTATGTGTGGGGATTGCATAATGAGGTCTATCAACCGCACCAGTATACAAAAGAGTTGACCCAATCGTTGCACGACCTGGCAAAGACGGAAGACCCGGATCGTTATACGGTGTCGGTAAATGGATATGGTCACATGGAACATCCGGTGAACCTGGTTGCCGATATCCAGGGAATGAACCGCTATTTTGGCTGGTACGAAAAGAAAATACAGGATATCAAACCTTGGGTGGAAGGACTGGAAAAGGAATATCCTCACCAAAAACTGATGCTGACCGAATACGGTGCTGATGCTAACCTGAACCATCAGACCGAATATCTGGGAGATGCCCTGAACTGGACAAAAGAATTTTATCCGGAGACATTTGCCACCAAGACACACGAATATCAGTGGAGCGTGATTGCTGCCCATCCGTATATCATCGCTTCTTATCTTTGGAATACGTTCGACTTCTGTGCCCCGATGTGGGTTCGCGGCGGTGTACCGGCCCGTAATATGAAAGGGTTGGTTACTTTCGACCGTAAGATCAAGAAAGATTCTTATTTTTGGTATAAGGCCAACTGGAGCAAAGAACCTGTACTGTTCCTGACACAACGTCGTAACTGGGATCGTGAGAAAAAGGAAACATCCATCACTGTTTACTCCAATATCGGTACGCCGACAGTCTACCTGAACGGTAAGGAACTGAGCGGTATTCGTGAAGGTTATACGCGCGTACATTATATAATAGATAACGTGACGCTCGATATGGGTAAGAATATCGTAAAGACAGTCGTAGTGAAAGACGGCAAGACCTACGAAGACGAAATCGAATGGATGTATAGCGGAGAAAAGAAACGCGATTCGGACCAGTCGGTCAACAAAGAAGAACATGCCGGATTCTGA
- a CDS encoding endonuclease VIII: MIEAPEALYISEQMNQTIKGKRITFVSAGYTPHKFAWFYGDPANYSGMLTGKIIGEAHAYGGLIEIDIEDVRLLFGDGMNIRYYAPGEKIPEKHQLLIAFEDESCIMGSVRMYGAVMCFPDGTFDCSFSSYREGARTKPQVLSEAFDKTYFLSLINSEEKQKKTAKAFLATEQTIPGLGNGVLQDILFKARIHPKTRINILSERQKDTLYHCIKATLQEIYQAGGRNSETDLLGNKGRYIPILSKDTVGKPCPVCGEDIRKESYMGGSIYYCFECQKQSQP; the protein is encoded by the coding sequence ATGATAGAAGCACCGGAAGCCTTGTACATCTCCGAGCAGATGAATCAAACGATTAAAGGGAAAAGAATAACATTTGTCAGCGCAGGATATACACCTCATAAGTTTGCATGGTTCTATGGAGATCCGGCTAATTATTCGGGGATGCTTACCGGTAAGATAATCGGGGAAGCCCATGCCTATGGTGGTCTGATCGAGATAGATATAGAAGATGTGCGTTTATTATTCGGAGACGGAATGAATATCCGGTACTACGCTCCCGGTGAAAAGATACCGGAAAAACACCAGTTGCTCATTGCTTTCGAAGACGAGAGTTGTATCATGGGATCCGTCCGGATGTACGGGGCAGTCATGTGTTTTCCAGACGGTACTTTCGATTGTAGCTTCAGTTCCTATCGTGAAGGGGCACGTACCAAGCCGCAGGTGCTTTCGGAAGCTTTCGACAAAACCTATTTTCTGAGCCTGATAAACAGTGAGGAGAAACAAAAGAAAACGGCAAAAGCCTTCCTTGCGACCGAGCAAACGATACCGGGATTAGGTAACGGTGTTTTACAGGACATCCTGTTCAAAGCCCGTATCCATCCTAAGACTCGTATCAACATATTATCTGAAAGACAAAAAGATACGCTGTATCATTGTATAAAAGCGACACTTCAGGAAATCTATCAGGCAGGCGGACGTAATTCGGAAACAGACCTGCTCGGAAATAAAGGCCGCTATATCCCCATACTATCCAAAGATACCGTTGGCAAGCCTTGCCCGGTTTGCGGAGAAGATATACGAAAAGAGAGTTATATGGGAGGAAGTATCTATTATTGCTTTGAATGTCAGAAGCAGTCTCAACCGTAA
- a CDS encoding HU family DNA-binding protein: MSATYNLFRNPGKKENLHARQVNQYTVRIDALCEEISQISSFSSADVKGMLDALKSRIAFHLKYGDIVELEGLGTFNASLKCPSLTTEKEIKPHLVKFHKVVFRCSKELKNELRYMKVERADEPSRLKGYTEEKRKANILAYIEKNDTISTFLCRSLNGCSKYTALKDLKALQEEGKIVRLGFRANAQYGLREDNQE, encoded by the coding sequence ATGTCAGCCACTTACAACCTATTCAGAAACCCGGGAAAGAAGGAAAACCTCCACGCCCGCCAGGTGAACCAATATACCGTACGTATCGATGCTCTTTGCGAAGAGATCTCACAGATCAGTTCCTTTTCGTCAGCCGATGTGAAAGGGATGCTGGACGCGCTGAAAAGCCGGATCGCTTTTCACCTGAAATACGGCGATATTGTCGAGTTGGAAGGTTTGGGGACGTTCAACGCCTCGCTTAAATGTCCTTCGCTGACAACAGAGAAAGAGATCAAACCCCATCTGGTGAAATTCCACAAAGTAGTATTCCGCTGTTCCAAAGAGTTGAAGAACGAGTTGCGATACATGAAGGTGGAACGTGCCGACGAGCCCAGCCGCCTGAAAGGATACACGGAAGAAAAGCGCAAGGCTAACATTCTGGCTTATATCGAAAAGAATGATACGATCTCGACCTTCCTGTGCCGTTCGCTCAACGGTTGCTCGAAATATACTGCCCTGAAAGATCTGAAAGCCTTGCAGGAAGAAGGGAAGATCGTCCGTCTGGGGTTCCGCGCGAATGCACAATACGGATTAAGAGAGGATAACCAGGAATGA